ccttaggcaaatcacttctatccaagcctcggtttcctcatttgtaaagtaaggggTTTAGccttagatggcctctgagatccagCTGTGGATGTCAGCTCCCCCAGCTTCATGTATTCGATTCAGCAGgtatttattgagtgtttactGTGTGCAGTCAAGACAAGCATTAATTATTCATTtgtaacatattttatttttatttaaaaacacgATTTTGAGAAGGAGGGATCCGCAGACATCCCCAGACGAGGTCCATGacaaacaaaagttaagatgGGACAGGCCCTTAGGTTTCAAAttgataaatttcatttagaCTAAATTCATTTAGAATAAATTCACTATTAGAGCCCatctcccccactcccagccAAGAAAAAGCAAACCAGACAACCCACTCAGACAGTGAAACAACCTAGAGGTGTCTGTCTACATCCCTGCAATCTCATACTGGTGGCTTGCACTTTgtcaaaggaaaagaacaatgTGTTTTCCCTCTAAATGATCATTTAGTACCAGCACACTCCATGATCAGTGACTGAAGCACTGTTGCCCTCGATGGAGCTGTAGGCAAGGCATGTGTGACCCTTTTAGCTCCGTCTGTCCATGAGCCTCCATTCAAGTCCGCTCATCTACCCATTTCTTAAAGATTCTTGGAGATGTAGATGCAGATTCCAAaccttttctgtttctctaaaAATAAGAAGATTTCTCTGGTCTGTATACTCTTTCCAGACTTGTTTCTAGGATGTACTGGACTTTCTTTAACCTTGATGAGCCTCTGTCCCCATCtgcaaaagagagagaataatagtgccagcacctcccccccctgccccacacacagtggttgtgaggttcaaatgtaaAGCTTGTCTATATAAaggtgaatatttttaaaaaatttttaaatgtttttaaaaatttcccccagttacatgtaaaaacaacttttaacattcttttttagaacttttgagttccaaattctcttcctttctccctctccaccccgagtcattgagaaggcaagcagatTGATATCGGTTATCCATGAGTAGTCATGCAGAACAGGGAAGGTGAATCTTTAAGGTAATGTATGTTCACCCTGGAAGCTTGCTCCACCCCGACAGAAATGACCCTCTGCTCCTTTGGCCTCTCCCTCTGACTGGCTGCTTCCCCAAAGCCTCTATGTATCTCATGAatagaaccaagggaacatttttcttttttgcttcaatGTTTTCAAATCCAGCCCTGGACACTTTTAatctgtgtggctctgggcaagtcacttaacctcagttccctcatctataagatggggataataatagcacctaccttctagagttattgtgaggatcgaatgagatatttggaaagcgcttaacacagtgcctggcttttAAATAAGTTTGTaactttatatataaataaatgtacacAAATCCCTACAAAGGAGGAGGTGAGGTCCTTCCAGTatgattgtgatataaaaacaaaaggcattaattagcatatttttaaaagtgcagCGCTGAtcatttttgtctgtatcccCGTAATTTCTAGTCCTAACGGTGGGATAAGGGCTATGAGCAATTTAGGGACTTGTTCATTTCCTGATGTTTCTCACAGCGGAGCGGAGGGAGCACCTCGTACATCCCCGCACCCATTTACTCACATCCCCTGGGGAAATGAGTTTTCCCATCTTTGGCAATTACACTTAGTTTTGGGCAGGGCATGGAGTCACTACCCCTTTGCGGATTTTTCGCTGTAGATACCAATATCTCACATTTACATATAGTATCTCCTCGGAATTTCACGCACAGAGCACTGACAGGGCTTTGGAAATAGGGCTTTaaggcagctgtgtggaggacagaCCGGAGAGGGGAGGGACTGGAAGCGGGGAGACAGTGCCCAGAGGGGAACCCACAGGAGACTGGCCAACTGTGGGGCGATAGCGGGGACAGAGCCCAGgaagagcctgggtgactggaagggtcGAACTGGAAGAAGTCTGAAGCTCTGGACGCTTTTGGTGGTCTGGCCATGTCTGCGGATccccccttctcagaattgtgtttttaaattaaaacaaaacaaaacatagaggttacaaaggaagccaattatattgaaacagttaccaaaatgtaaaaaaagcaaCCCACAGACCTcagggttaagaactcctgatctagcTCCACCCCTTCATTGCGGATGGTGGCACCCTCGAGTGCCAGGTACTTTCTTGTAGGTGAAGCCCTGGATCCAGAGTcgggaaggtctgagttcaaatcaccactctgctagctgtgtgagtctgagCAACTCACTCAACCCCTTTCTGCTTCAGTGTTCTCAACTGTACAATGGGGCTGATAGGAGCACCGCCCTCCTAGGGTCGCGGTGGGGATGTTCTGGTCTGTGCTTAGTTTTCTTTGGACTGTGGGCTCcctgaggggggtggggggactgCCATTCTTTGTACTTCTAGCCTTAGCATGGCGATTGGCGCAGGGTGGGTGTTTAACGAGTGCTTCAGATTGgctaaagtggtttgcaaaccccaaagcgctatataaatgctgtcgTTAGGCAGTGCGTGTCGATTTTCATAAGCCCGCGGAGGCAGGGGCTATTGTCACGCCCagtttgcaggtgaggaaattgaggctcagagggtGTGATCAGCACTGGGTGCCAAGGCTGCCTTCAGAGCAGCACTTGTAAATCCGGCACTCCAGGCGGTGTGACCGGTCATGCCTCTGATCTCATCCCTGCCGGGGAGAGGACGAAGACGTCGATACGAGGATTTCTCCAGCTCTGGGAGCGCCGTGAGAATGAAGCACGGGGACCTTGATAGACAAGCTACCGTAGGGAAGCATTCTGGGAGacgggagggggaggaaggagagccgTAGGCGGAGGCGTCGCAATGCGCGCTGGGTAACGTGCCCCCCCTTGCCCCGCCCGCGCCGAATTCCCGGCCCGTGAGTCAGAGAGAGCGGTCCGAGTGACGCGCGCCGCAGCCAATCGCGGCGCATAGCGGCGGCGGGGGCCGAGCCGCGGCGGCCAATGGAGTCCTCGGAGGCGGGCGGGCGCAGGGAGGCTCCGCCGGGCGGGGGCCAGAAGCACGAAGAAGACTCAagatggcggcggcggcgggagcTGCGGGAGCCCCGGCTGTGGCGGCGGCCGCGGCAGGTTCGGGGACCGGCGGAGCGGCGTCGGCGGCCGGCTCGGGCTCGGGCGGCGGGGCCGGCGGAGCGGCGGCGGCGGGCTCGGGCGGCTCGGGCCCAGGAGTGCTGATCGGGGACCGGCTGTACTCTGGCGTGCTCATCACGCTGGAGAACTGCCTGCTGCCCGACGACAAGCTGCGCTTTACGCCGTCCATGTCGAGCGGTCTGGACCCCGACACCGAGACTGGCCTGCGCGTCGTGGGCTGCGAGCTCATCCAGGCGGCCGGCATCCTGCTGCGACTGCCGCAGGTCCGTACGGGGCCAGGCCGgcccggggtggggggaggggaagggggcgaGAGAGCGGGAGGGGAGGAGACGGGAGGGGGGAGGCCGCGAGGCTGAGGTAACCGCCGCCGCGCCCAGCCGCTAGTGCGCAGGCGCGAGCCCAGcgctggtgggggaggggagggaggcggCCCGGCCGGTTCCTTTGTTCCCGGAGCCGCTCGGGACAAAGCCGGGCGTGGGGCTGGGGAGGCAGCTTCCCCCGAGCGCCCTGCTGGGGCTTATTCGGGAAAGTCCCGGCCTAGTTCCAAACGACCGTTCCAAGCAGGGCGGTGGCTTCTTTATGCGAGGATGGGGGCGTACAGAGGGCCCTGATctcccgggcctcagtttccccctttgcGAAATTAGTATTTGGCTCCAGACTGGGTTTAGGTGGCCTAACCctttttgagactcagtttcataTTGTATAAAGCGAATGGTTGGGCTTCGATGGATTTGGAGGCCCCTTTTTATGTTCCTTCATCCTGTATGATCTAAAaattacctgcctcagtttccccttgtgTAAAAATGGAAGCTCGCTTTCCATGGTTTCGtcggaggtcccttccaggacaGAAGTCTATGTTCTTATGACCTAAGTCATCTAATATTTCCGAGCTTGTTTCCTCGAGCCTAGAATCCCAGAaacagctcccctccccccactgtaGAGGGACCCACTTAATGAAGGCAACAAGGAACTGGACAGCAGACCCTAAGAAAAAAGGAGTTGAAAGGGAGGGTTTTTTCAGCAGggttccaaaaaaaaacccccaaaacaaaagacagctaATGAGGGGAAACTGGGGGCTGGCTGTGATTTCTCCTAAGCAGAGAGAGGCTTTTTAAATAAAGGCTTCTCCGTGATACTGACTAAAGGGTCTGGTAGTCTACTGGCTGGTTTTTTTTAAGACCTGGAGAAAATCTTTCCATTAGAAAGCAATCACAACAAACACACCGTCTTACTGTGGTTAGATTGGGATTCTGAGAACTCTTGGTAGAGGGAGGGCTCTTTTCTGAGAAGGATGTTGCCTGTTTAGATGGCTTCCCCGGGCAGTATGGGGCTTGCCAGGCCACATACTCTGGAGATAGGAAAGCAAAactaaaaacagtccctgttcgaGAATAATGATGGGTTTTCCCCAGCTATCCTCTGCTGCCGGGTATTGTGCAAGGACCCAGTGAGGATTGCTCAAGTGTCTTCCTCCTTTgccacctcccccctcccaacttgTTGCTCTCTTTTCCTTACTCACCCCAGCTCCTATGTTGCTGGATTTAATTGGCAGGGCCTGTTACTCTTGGGCCCTTGGAAATATGGCTTAGCATGTAGGAAGTACGTGAGGCATCTCCAGCCAATTCTACTTAACGTCTAAGAAGTATGTCCGTGGCGGAGTGGAGGATTGTTTCTTTGTCTATATGTTTTGAGAGGAACGGATTTTTCTTAGGTTTTAAGGGAGCTGTTTTCTGATGTTGGGAAATATAGGTGGATCACTAACCATGGGTGGGAAAAGCTTTAggtattgtttgttttttgacctCTTGAATACAATGAGACCcagtgtcattttttaaaaaaactaactgAGATTAATTTTGGCAAATCCTGAgcagtaattttaaaaacataatgttgaattcttttccctttctaggtGGCCATGGCTACAGGGCAGGTGTTGTTTCAGCGATTCTTTTATACCAAATCCTTTGTGAAGCATTCCATGGAGGTTAGTAggactttttcccctttcttcatttttttttcaagctaaATACGTAAGATTTTAACATGAAGCTTAACCAGCAAATTTGCTTTTTGTCCTAATTACAAAAACAAGGTATCCTcagtatattaaatatttttgcttcATTATGTTTGATAAGCCATGTAAGTTGTAAAGCGCTGCTTATCTTACAGGTTGTTCTGTTACTTGTATTTACCTGCCATTTTCTCTTATTAGCCCTCCTTAAGCTGATGGAGGCGATCACAGTTCCAGATTTGAACAAAACATCAGTATGTTGCAATACTTATATTTCAGCATGTATCAATGGCCTGTGTTCATCTGGCCTCCAAAATAGAAGAGGCTCCAAGACGAATAAGGGACGTAATTAATGTGTTTCATCGACTTCGGCATTTGAGGGAGAAAAAGTAAGTATTGGTATTTTTTGAATATACTCCAAAAAACCCTGGTTTTATTAGGATCATAGGAACTTTGAGAGGTCTTCTGTCCCAATGTGCTTATTTTTTACTGATGCAGAAATGCAGGCCCATGGAGATTAAGagcttgtacaaggtcacactaGTCATGCATGATAGTGCAGAGATTTGAAACCATATAGGACACATTGACTCTGCTGAGCAACAGGTAGTGAGTCGGGTTGTTATTGTTAAACTAAACTATACCTCTTGGTTATCATTTCCGATGGCTTTCAGTGAACTATCTCTTTTGACTAGTTGAGAATATAATCTGATGTCCTTAGCTAAGTACTTTGTAATGTCTAGGTGGATGAATGCCCTTTTCAGAAtgtaataatttcatttatttgatgTAGATTACTGGGCTTCCTTTCACTGCACATTTCAGAAGTTCTTATGCCATTAAGTTATTAGTGACAGAAGTTAAATCAGCTGGCATTTCTCAGTGCCCGTGTGCCCAAACTATTGAAATTAGAACCTGAGTTGTTGGTatatgagaggaagaggaaaaaccaATGAGAATCAGTTAGTGGTTAGGTTAAAGATAAGAGATAAGGAGAGTTGTTCATGTTCTTGGGGGAAAGAGGTTAATTTGATGTGTCCTAGGTATGACATTTGCAATGTACATATGAAATGCCATCTATTAAAGATATATACAATGGTggttttaatctttccatctgacTGGGGAATTTATTGTAGGAAACCTGTACCTTTACTCTTGGATCAGGATTATGTTAATTTGAAGAACCAAATTATAAAGGCTGAGAGAAGAGTTTTGAAGGAGTTGGGGTTCTGTGTCCACGTAAAGCACCCTCATAAGGTTGGTATATTTACTTATAACACAAGTGGTTCCTGAATACGTTCTCCCATTAGACTCAACTTGCATCAGCATTCATGGTCCAGTTTGTGCTATTTTAGCTAAGAAATAAAGAGTCACATTTGCCCATCTAATGGGTGAATACAGACACACCAGAGGTGGTTTGATTTGGTTTTCCAGTTTCTATCAATAGCACAGTAATCTAGATTTCTAAACATTGCCAAATAGATGGCTCTGCTGTAAAAATGTACACCAGCTTCTATGGGTTAGAAGCATTTTTGTTTAGCTCCATTTGTTGTCACTGCTGCTTGTCACTGTCACCTTGAATTGTCAGAGTTCCAAGAGCCCTTTTCTCTCATAGGGAAGTAAAGCTGATTGTGCCAACTACAGGAGCATGGCTCAAGCACTTGAGTATTCTACTACCCCCAGCAATGAGAGGACTTTTTTCCTGGACTGTGATTAAACACGGCTCACATTAGAAATTTAGTGTTGATAATTGTTGTGTTTCTCACCTAGATTTGCcagctttagattttttttaaaaatgccttttggCTTTTGCTGGGAATAGGCCTTGCTTTTACTGAGCAAAATAGCAGTCGAGGTCTATAGAACAAGGTAATTTTCCAGTGGAAATGGAGATTAGATTAGAACTGCCTGGTGTGGAGTTGAGGCGTGCTTAGTTGGGTACAGCTACAGCCCAGCTGAGCATTCTGGTGCATTGCAAATCAGGGAATGTGTATCATTGATCAAATGCTCAGCACCCAACAGTTCTGTCTGTCTGGATATACCATCATGAGGCAGGCCTCTGCTTCCAAATCTAGCATGATGATCTCATTTGCTGCATGGTTACCCCCATAAATTAAATTCTTGGATCTAAAGATTCTTGGTAATAACCGAATGACCCATATCTTCCAGATAATCGTTATGTACCTTCAGGTGTTAGAATGTGAGCGTAATCAACACCTGGTCCAGACCTCATggtaagttgattttttttgttttaagagaCCAGCAAGGGCAGTGGCAGAAATATGTTGGTTTGAGGCACTTTGGGCAGTGGGTAGTCTATCCCATGACTTTGGTTGTGGGCTCCTCAGTTGTCTGAAGTGCCCCAGTCTGCTGTATAGATTTCGATCAGCTTCTTAAAATTTCAGGCACTGTCTTAATGGTAAGGTAGTGTATATCCTCCTCCCCTGTTTCCTCCCTATCTTCCATTGCTTTCCCTTCCTCTGAAGTGAAAGGTCTTTCCCTTGGGCAAAGTACATGAGAAAGTGCTTAGTAACCTCCCCTTTGCTAGAAACCCCTCTCACCCATTGACTTGGAGCATGGGACAGAGTACAGGGATATCAGACACACTAAAGTAGGCCTAGGGCAGGGGCTTAACATCTGTTGCAAAACCTTGTCTATCTGCTTCTCTATTAAATCCctgtgggaggaaggagagggacagGAGAAATTCCCAAAATCTCAGGTGCTGATTTTAGCAATGTGTATGCTTGAAGCAAATTTGGATTTGCCAGTTTAGTGTGTGtgggttttttgtgttttgtgtttttttttttcatggagttAAATCTATTAAGGGTCATATTTCTGCTGACTGAACTGTCTGGTGCTGTTACTTGTTTGATGGAGAACctgttttgacttttcttttctgTACTCTTTTAATCAAAGGGTAGCCTCTGAGGGTAAGTGACTAAGACTTCTCCTCTGCTGTCCAAGCGCTTTGGTGCAGGGATAGCTGCCGTCTTCAGTCAATCCAATGCAGGCTCTCCAGACAAGGCTGGCTCTAGACAGGTGGTATATACGATAGTATAGTAACTGGCCGACTGCTTCTTGTGgttatctttgacttttttttcttgttcattttttgttgtGCTTTGACAATTGTATTTATTAGATTTTATAACTGTCTTAACTTAAATTTTGTCACTTTAAAGCTGCTGTACCTGTGTATTAAAGgtgtttacctttttctttgcCAAAACTgtaaggggtgggagggggtggggttcaAAACTGTGACAGACTGGTTAAATGGGATCCAGATTGATGGTAGTAGCCTGTGGTCCAGTTTGTCTTGGCTCAGACATACATTGCTAAAAATTCCTTAGTTCCACTTTTTCAGCAACAGCTGTATTCTAGTAAAAGGTATACACCTTTAAACTTTGATATAGTTAATTAAACATTGTAAATTTCAAGTACAGCAATAAGTACAAGTATTCTTTTTAAGTGTTCTTAATTGTTTTGTATTTTAGGACTTTTATTATAAGGAAAGTGAATTGGGCATGTTTATTGTTTGTGGCTGTTTTgattaaagaagaaaatcactatagctaaaatgtttaaaatcatctgtttactggcaaaaaaaaaaaaaagtagtagctCCTACTGATCGACAAATGTACAGTTACCTTGTGTGGGATTTTCCAGAGTCTAATGGTGACTTAATTTTGATGTTTCGGTAGCCAGATAGAGTGCCTTTCTCATTTACAGTTTAGTGTAATTCTTAGAAACTTGTGGGTGGGCAGTATGTGCTTTATGCTGCCCTGGGGTTCAGGGAGAGATGATAGGGTAGAGATCACAGTATGATGATCTGGCCCATTACTGATGCTTGAACACAAGGGAATCCATGGCTATGCTATGAAAACTCTTTGGAGTTGTAAatcataacttaaaaaaaagtttttgttctCATGGGGTCAATCCTCATCTTTCACCATACTTGATCTACAGCCAGATGCCCAAGTTCTGATTTTAGTATATTAAATTTTAAGTGCCTTTTTTGAAGGAATATGTTGCAAATGTAGTGAATTAATATTTTACATTCTGTTTAGATAAAAACCTTTTGTACtttaataacttttaaattgCAATGTAGTTTTAAAATGTGCTTACTGACTGAAACTTCCAGTGTTTTATTGCCATTGTCTGATTCTGTGAATGTTCATTTTAAGACTCCTTGTTGAAATGGGACAGTTTGGAAACGATTCTTTGATAAACCTGCGAAGAGGATTTCACTTTGGGTATTGAGCCTTCCTCTGCATGATGTTCCCATATATCCGAATTACGCACAAGGGCGTTTTTCCCATCAAAATGGATTCTGTTCCGGATGCTGTGAATCAGTCCGTCATGGGACATGGACAGgttgaaaaacaaaccaaaaaaaaccaaacatttttcTGATGCAAAGGAACTGCAGGGAAGAGGATGGCTAATCTCAGAAGAACTCCAGAAGGGACCAGTGCTCAGCTGATGGCTTGAGTTTGCATGCTTCTCTGCACTACGGAGATTGAGCATAAATTCCTTTAATTGAATATTTTTAACCACTATGGTAGATGTTGTATTTCCAAAGCGTTGTGCTTTTGCATGAGAGCAGGCCAGTAGTCTTAGCAGGAAAAAGTAAAGTTAAAATTGGTTCTCTTTCATAACAGTATTATCTGACAAAgtcagctttaaaaaaatttttttttactgtccctcccctccttccttccctgtgtCCAGAAGAAGCTATTCTAATGTTCTTCCAATAACTCTTGAGATTTACAGGACTGTGTAGCCctcagatttagaggtagaatgCTTAGAAATGGAGTGATTTATAGTGAATGCAGACATGTTCAGCAATGCCTTGGGGAGTTGCAATTCTTTTGTGTTTGATTtttaggaactatatgaatgatAGCCTTCGAACAGATGTCTTTGTAAGGTTCCAGCCAGAGAGCATTGCCTGTGCATGCATTTATCTTGCAGCTAGGACGTTAGAGGTCAGTATTTGACTTACTGGTGTAAAATGGGTGGTTGAAATGATGGGGCTTCCCAGAAGAGGGGCTTGTTTTTGTATGACACATTTTATTCAGTtgggcaaattaaaataatttggttAGCTGCCTTTCCTGGCTGGCCTTTTTTGAACTTGTGAGTTTGGAGACCGGTGGACGCCAATCAACTGTATTTAAGCTCCTCATgggatttctaaaaataaaaaaagaaataccattactagggTAATGCTGGGTTTTGGTAAAATACCAACCTTCAATGTCTTCATCTGTTTTATAGTGCTTGGCACTATAAGAGTGTGAATATTTATGGTGGTGGTCCTTTTTCTAGATTCCTCTTCCTAATCGTCCCCATTGGTTTCTGTTGTTTGGAGCATCTGAGGAAGAGATCCAAGAAATCTGCTTAAAAATTTTGTTACTCTATACTCGGAaaaaggtttattttatttttctatttttgctttgatgTTTTCCCCCTTAATTATGTTGGACCATTGTACTTTAATTTCTTGCCTCTTTCTTCGGCCTGGTGCTGTTTTTGTAGGTTGATCTGACATATTTAGAAAGTGaagttgaaaagaaaaaacatgccATTGAAGAGGCAAAAGCTCAAGCTAAAGGTCTGCTTGCTGATGGAACTCCCATTTTAGACAACACGTCGGGTTTTTCCCCTGTTCCTAAAATAGGTGAGTCTTTGGCCACGTTTGCTCTTGTGGCTCCCTGGTGTATTGGTGAGATGGCACACATCCCTTTATAGGGAGCGCTCTTCTGTGGGGTGGTGCACTCAGATTTTCTGATACTGTGGTACTTCAGTGTTTTTGGTTCCCTTTTGTAATCCTGagtattttatgcatctaaaaacatttctgagaaggggtctgtggCTCCCAAAAGTTTTAGAGCCTTTCTGGtctgtctcctcctcttccttctagaTAGTGCTGCTTGCTGCTGGTTTTCCTCCTCTCTGTTCCTGGTACATTGAAATTGTAGTGATCTATCCAAATGGCTCTTTGATTACAAGAGGTCGATTGATCAGCCAGAATTTAGTAATAAGCACTTCTGAGTCCCAAGCATTAGGTTGTGGAGAGAAAAATGAACAGTTTCTGCCCTCGGGACACTTAAAGTCTATCCATGCACGGTGGGCCAGCAGCAGAAAAATGTCTCATGTAGGACATGATACTTGAACTGATTTTTGAAAGGAACAGTTGTGTATCTAGTTGTTGGAGGAGGGGTCATTTCAGGCTGGGGGACAGGAA
This Trichosurus vulpecula isolate mTriVul1 chromosome 2, mTriVul1.pri, whole genome shotgun sequence DNA region includes the following protein-coding sequences:
- the CCNL2 gene encoding cyclin-L2 isoform X3 — translated: MAAAAGAAGAPAVAAAAAGSGTGGAASAAGSGSGGGAGGAAAAGSGGSGPGVLIGDRLYSGVLITLENCLLPDDKLRFTPSMSSGLDPDTETGLRVVGCELIQAAGILLRLPQVAMATGQVLFQRFFYTKSFVKHSMEHVSMACVHLASKIEEAPRRIRDVINVFHRLRHLREKKKPVPLLLDQDYVNLKNQIIKAERRVLKELGFCVHVKHPHKIIVMYLQVLECERNQHLVQTSWVASEGK
- the CCNL2 gene encoding cyclin-L2 isoform X1 — its product is MAAAAGAAGAPAVAAAAAGSGTGGAASAAGSGSGGGAGGAAAAGSGGSGPGVLIGDRLYSGVLITLENCLLPDDKLRFTPSMSSGLDPDTETGLRVVGCELIQAAGILLRLPQVAMATGQVLFQRFFYTKSFVKHSMEHVSMACVHLASKIEEAPRRIRDVINVFHRLRHLREKKKPVPLLLDQDYVNLKNQIIKAERRVLKELGFCVHVKHPHKIIVMYLQVLECERNQHLVQTSWNYMNDSLRTDVFVRFQPESIACACIYLAARTLEIPLPNRPHWFLLFGASEEEIQEICLKILLLYTRKKVDLTYLESEVEKKKHAIEEAKAQAKGLLADGTPILDNTSGFSPVPKIESPKESKGNKPSPLSVQAMKNAKRKMEGAKRAKSNSPVNGLPKGRESRSRSGSRDQSYSRSQSRSASPKRRKSESCSTSSGSKSQSRSRSRSDSPPRQANHGGSYKGSKMRTYKKSKDYKYAAQKPRKSRSRSSSRSRSRSRERSDNSGKYKKKSHYYRDQRRERSRSYERTGHRYEREHPGHSRHRR